A window of the Acidimicrobiales bacterium genome harbors these coding sequences:
- a CDS encoding GNAT family N-acetyltransferase gives MPVPDLSTSQLEHLSDRSMPGRERTWVDGWVCRAADGVTSRANCCTPLGPIGDSISATVDAVDSWYRGRDLPTVFQLWEGADFAITTELDRRGYTTIEGAEVMARTLHDAPTAPASGHRIELDDGLERRLAVEDDADRLAELALSPLTKIVAGCWDGSRLRCSGVGVLDGAALGVFAMSTAPADRRQGLASSILAALLGEAVARDLDVAWLQVAPSNTGAKQLYERFGFATAHAYHYRAAPPLGLS, from the coding sequence ATGCCGGTACCGGACCTCAGCACCTCACAGCTGGAACACCTGAGCGATCGTTCGATGCCGGGGCGAGAACGGACATGGGTCGACGGCTGGGTGTGCCGCGCCGCCGACGGCGTCACGAGTCGGGCGAACTGCTGCACGCCGCTCGGCCCGATCGGTGATTCGATTTCGGCGACCGTCGATGCGGTCGACTCGTGGTATCGAGGCCGTGACCTTCCCACCGTGTTCCAGCTCTGGGAGGGTGCCGACTTCGCCATCACGACCGAACTCGATCGTCGGGGCTACACGACGATCGAGGGAGCAGAGGTCATGGCGCGCACGCTGCACGACGCTCCGACTGCGCCCGCCAGCGGCCACCGGATCGAGCTCGATGACGGTCTCGAACGACGCCTTGCTGTCGAAGACGACGCCGATCGACTGGCCGAGCTGGCCCTGTCACCGCTCACCAAAATCGTCGCCGGATGTTGGGACGGCTCGAGGCTGCGTTGCAGCGGCGTCGGTGTCCTCGATGGCGCCGCCCTCGGGGTGTTCGCCATGTCGACGGCCCCCGCCGATCGACGCCAGGGACTCGCGTCGTCGATCCTCGCCGCACTGCTGGGCGAGGCCGTGGCGCGTGATCTCGACGTTGCGTGGCTGCAGGTTGCGCCGTCGAACACGGGCGCCAAGCAGCTGTACGAGCGGTTCGGCTTCGCCACGGCGCATGCCTACCACTACCGCGCAGCGCCACCGCTCGGGCTGAGCTAG
- a CDS encoding ATPase, T2SS/T4P/T4SS family gives MHPDDVIAIEGHLIELLTDSPSAQSGDLVDAIRREWPTADLALLTDTVERAMARARGFGSLEQLLAAPDVAEVMVNGPGPVWVERRGQLEATDLRLSEAEIWLVISRILDPLGLRVDRLHPMADARLADGSRVNVVVPPLAVDGPTITIRRFAATAIGLDAFGPEAVVQPLRSAVEQRKTIVISGGTGAGKTTLLNALAQSIGSDERIITIEDTAELQLGRRHLVRLEARTANAEGVGEVTIRDLVKNALRMRPDRLILGETRSLECLDLLMALTTGHRGSFTTVHANGPAGALRRLLLLASLADASVSDAAISEILAETIDYVVHIERFGARRGIAEVARIVPASPLEPTTVWRATR, from the coding sequence ATGCATCCCGACGACGTGATCGCCATCGAAGGGCACCTGATCGAACTGTTGACGGACTCACCGTCGGCTCAGTCCGGCGACCTCGTCGACGCCATCCGCCGCGAGTGGCCGACCGCCGACCTCGCGTTGCTGACCGACACGGTCGAGCGAGCCATGGCCCGCGCTCGTGGCTTCGGTTCGCTCGAGCAACTCCTTGCTGCCCCCGATGTCGCCGAGGTCATGGTGAACGGACCCGGCCCGGTCTGGGTCGAACGTCGCGGGCAACTGGAAGCCACCGATCTGCGCCTCAGCGAGGCAGAGATCTGGCTCGTGATCTCCCGGATCCTCGACCCACTGGGCTTGCGGGTCGACCGACTGCATCCGATGGCCGATGCTCGCCTCGCCGATGGGAGTCGGGTCAATGTGGTGGTGCCTCCGTTGGCGGTCGATGGTCCCACGATCACGATCAGGCGATTCGCCGCCACCGCCATCGGCCTCGACGCCTTTGGTCCCGAGGCTGTCGTGCAGCCATTGCGCTCGGCCGTCGAACAACGCAAGACCATCGTGATCAGTGGCGGCACCGGCGCCGGCAAGACGACGTTGCTCAATGCCCTGGCGCAATCGATCGGCTCGGATGAGCGCATCATCACGATCGAGGACACTGCCGAGCTCCAGCTCGGTCGCCGTCATCTGGTCCGACTCGAAGCCCGCACCGCAAATGCCGAAGGCGTGGGCGAGGTGACGATCCGCGACCTCGTCAAGAATGCACTGCGGATGCGGCCCGATCGCCTCATCCTCGGAGAGACGCGATCGCTCGAATGCCTCGATCTGTTGATGGCCCTCACCACGGGCCACCGCGGCTCGTTCACGACGGTCCACGCCAATGGCCCAGCGGGTGCGCTACGGCGGCTGTTGCTCCTGGCCTCACTCGCCGACGCGAGCGTGTCGGACGCTGCCATCTCCGAGATCCTGGCGGAGACGATCGACTACGTCGTCCACATCGAGCGTTTCGGCGCCCGCCGGGGCATCGCGGAGGTCGCCCGGATCGTGCCTGCCTCACCACTCGAGCCGACGACCGTGTGGAGGGCGACCCGATGA
- a CDS encoding type II secretion system F family protein: MMRYRSIVRARLSTDRAPAGRARHQSHRVDAWTAASISSVVAGMGLGSPLLVVVLPPALFAMRQARTQRAMRRNQRLLDRSVIEVIDRLAQQLRSGRSLAAAVSSLLADIDHGADAGHGLGARLDACRRAHAAGANLGAALRRADVVGLPSLALLATSLRLMLANGGPVALSLDRVGETLRAGVAARDDAAAHAGQATASADLLTLLPVVFAAVVAAIEPAAAQLYLRSWTGAGCLAVAGLLSAASWWWIDRAVQR, encoded by the coding sequence ATGATGCGGTACCGCTCGATCGTGCGGGCACGATTGTCGACCGACCGGGCGCCGGCCGGGCGAGCGCGCCACCAGAGCCATCGGGTCGACGCCTGGACCGCGGCGAGTATCTCGAGCGTGGTGGCAGGTATGGGTCTCGGGAGTCCGCTCCTCGTCGTCGTTCTCCCGCCGGCGTTGTTCGCCATGAGGCAGGCGCGAACCCAGCGGGCGATGCGTCGGAACCAGCGGCTCCTCGATCGGTCGGTGATCGAGGTGATCGATCGCCTCGCTCAGCAGCTTCGCAGCGGCCGATCGCTTGCCGCAGCGGTCTCGTCGCTGCTCGCCGATATCGACCACGGGGCCGACGCCGGGCACGGTCTCGGCGCCCGGCTCGATGCCTGCCGGCGGGCCCACGCTGCCGGCGCGAATCTCGGAGCAGCGCTTCGGCGTGCCGACGTGGTTGGCCTCCCTTCGCTCGCGCTGTTGGCGACCTCGCTGCGACTGATGCTGGCCAACGGCGGTCCCGTTGCCCTCTCGCTCGATCGAGTCGGCGAAACGTTGCGGGCAGGGGTTGCGGCTCGTGACGACGCGGCAGCCCACGCTGGTCAGGCGACGGCATCAGCCGATCTTCTGACGCTGCTGCCGGTCGTGTTCGCCGCCGTCGTCGCTGCCATCGAACCCGCCGCCGCCCAGCTCTATCTGCGCAGCTGGACCGGCGCTGGATGCCTTGCCGTGGCCGGACTCCTGAGCGCCGCCAGCTGGTGGTGGATCGACCGAGCGGTGCAGCGATGA
- a CDS encoding type II secretion system F family protein: MSRHPRPLAVAGLAFVAGVVWWPLVPIAVAAVGIVWRGRPTMTERGRRRRVAHALPDVVDLISIAISSGDTPLGSIRLIAAEGPAPVRAGFTAAVDHLAAGGTFSDAMQRSMTALGAEYRPLLVALAQADREGAPLASLLLRLSDEAVAARRHRNELAARQLPVQLLLPLVLCSLPAVVVGAVVPLLVVSLQRL; encoded by the coding sequence ATGAGCCGGCATCCCCGGCCGCTGGCCGTTGCCGGTCTCGCCTTCGTTGCCGGCGTCGTGTGGTGGCCACTGGTCCCGATTGCCGTCGCTGCAGTGGGCATCGTGTGGCGAGGACGACCCACGATGACCGAACGTGGACGCCGCCGCCGGGTCGCTCACGCCCTCCCCGACGTCGTCGACCTCATCTCGATAGCCATCTCGTCCGGCGACACGCCGCTCGGATCGATCCGCCTCATCGCGGCCGAGGGGCCTGCACCGGTCCGTGCCGGCTTCACGGCTGCTGTCGACCACCTGGCCGCAGGCGGCACCTTCTCCGACGCCATGCAGCGGTCGATGACCGCGCTGGGAGCCGAGTACCGACCGCTCCTCGTTGCCTTGGCCCAAGCCGACCGAGAAGGCGCACCGCTCGCGTCGCTCCTCCTCCGCCTCTCCGATGAGGCAGTCGCCGCCCGGCGTCATCGCAACGAGCTGGCAGCTCGCCAGCTCCCGGTCCAGTTGCTGCTGCCGCTCGTGTTGTGTTCGTTGCCCGCCGTCGTGGTCGGTGCGGTCGTGCCGCTCCTGGTGGTGTCGCTCCAGCGTCTGTGA
- a CDS encoding DUF4244 domain-containing protein encodes MFMFHALSTPSSATRRSRQLGQATAEYALVILGAAAVAGLALAWAVGTGKIGRLLDAVLNSVIGQVG; translated from the coding sequence ATGTTCATGTTCCACGCGCTGTCCACGCCATCGTCGGCCACCCGGCGATCCCGGCAGCTCGGGCAGGCCACCGCGGAGTACGCGCTGGTCATCCTGGGCGCTGCTGCCGTTGCCGGCCTCGCGCTGGCCTGGGCCGTCGGCACGGGCAAGATCGGGCGCCTGCTCGATGCCGTGCTCAACTCGGTGATCGGTCAGGTGGGCTGA
- a CDS encoding TadE/TadG family type IV pilus assembly protein — protein sequence MATGKGQRGQAVVEFALVLPLVVLFALVVLQAALVGKDALLVHHAAREAARAAAVEPDPAVARRAALAAGGLDAGRLSSRLTGGNGRGDRTTATVTYRSPTNVPLVGRFVGDIELHAAVTMRVE from the coding sequence ATGGCAACGGGGAAGGGCCAACGGGGGCAGGCCGTCGTCGAGTTCGCGTTGGTCCTTCCCCTCGTCGTCCTGTTCGCACTGGTCGTCCTGCAGGCGGCACTCGTCGGCAAGGACGCGCTGCTCGTGCACCATGCGGCCCGCGAAGCAGCGCGCGCTGCTGCGGTCGAGCCTGACCCTGCGGTCGCCCGCCGTGCGGCGTTGGCCGCTGGAGGACTTGATGCCGGGCGCCTGTCGAGTCGCCTCACCGGAGGTAACGGCCGAGGCGATCGCACGACGGCCACGGTGACCTACCGCTCACCGACCAACGTGCCGCTCGTCGGCCGGTTCGTCGGCGACATCGAACTCCACGCTGCGGTGACCATGCGCGTCGAGTGA
- a CDS encoding aminoglycoside phosphotransferase family protein, with protein MIAVPKAVQAKAELVGASDWLDGLADLVHDVERSWSITTGKVYQDASEALVLEATTESGRSAVLKLIVPRGDDAARNEIAVLVHADGNGCAALLQHDLERGALLLERLGPTLHEFGLPIAERHAIMSDAGMRLWRPVPDLGLPTGAEKAAWLAEFITSTWESLDCPCTTAAIDAALAALERRIAAHDDERSVLVHGDIHQWNALLGSDGGFKLVDPDGLSAEPAYDLGVLLREDPVELLQGDPLDRARWLAARTGVDGGAIWDWGLAERVSTGLLLRSIDEEPIGSQMLLAADAVAALRFSE; from the coding sequence GTGATCGCCGTACCGAAGGCCGTGCAGGCCAAGGCCGAGCTTGTCGGTGCATCCGACTGGCTCGACGGACTCGCCGATCTGGTGCACGACGTCGAGCGCAGCTGGTCGATTACCACCGGGAAGGTCTACCAGGACGCATCCGAGGCCCTCGTGCTCGAGGCGACGACCGAGAGCGGTCGATCGGCGGTCTTGAAGCTGATCGTGCCCCGCGGTGACGACGCCGCCCGCAACGAGATCGCCGTGCTCGTCCACGCCGACGGCAACGGCTGCGCGGCGCTGCTCCAGCACGACCTCGAGCGAGGGGCCCTGCTCCTCGAACGTCTCGGGCCGACGTTGCACGAGTTCGGTCTGCCGATCGCCGAGCGCCATGCGATCATGAGCGACGCCGGGATGCGACTGTGGCGACCGGTGCCCGATCTCGGACTCCCCACTGGCGCTGAGAAGGCAGCATGGCTCGCCGAGTTCATCACCTCGACGTGGGAATCGCTCGACTGTCCGTGCACCACGGCGGCGATCGACGCGGCGCTCGCCGCCCTCGAGCGTCGCATTGCCGCGCATGATGATGAGCGATCGGTCCTGGTGCATGGCGACATCCATCAGTGGAACGCGCTGCTCGGATCGGACGGTGGGTTCAAGCTGGTCGATCCCGATGGACTATCGGCCGAGCCGGCGTATGACCTCGGGGTCTTGCTGCGGGAGGACCCGGTCGAGCTGCTCCAGGGCGATCCGCTCGATCGGGCTCGATGGCTCGCGGCTCGCACCGGCGTCGATGGCGGCGCGATCTGGGATTGGGGGTTGGCCGAACGAGTGTCGACCGGGCTGCTACTGCGCAGTATCGACGAGGAACCGATCGGGTCGCAGATGCTGCTCGCTGCGGACGCGGTTGCGGCCCTTCGGTTCTCTGAGTGA
- a CDS encoding CDP-alcohol phosphatidyltransferase family protein: MTPEPATTTSPAFAGDKKKGQSILGPAERRFIDWAIPKVPSPILSHHLTALTALWSVATVVFGYLARRDLAWLHGVSVMVFLQWLTDSLDGSLGKYRKQGLVKWGFFADHILDLIFAGSIVIAYSFLVDAWWLEFLFLVLLLVTTATMAVSFLSFAATNQFQIAYYGIGPTEIRIGYIVLDTFVVFAGTAIFSWGVPAVVALNLAAFAVLVAQTSRQLWAIDYEANVDNQPRP; this comes from the coding sequence GTGACCCCCGAACCAGCGACGACGACATCCCCGGCCTTTGCCGGTGACAAGAAGAAGGGCCAGTCGATTCTCGGCCCCGCCGAGCGGCGATTCATCGACTGGGCGATCCCGAAGGTCCCGTCACCGATCCTCAGCCACCACCTCACGGCACTCACCGCACTGTGGTCGGTCGCAACGGTGGTGTTCGGCTACCTTGCCCGCCGCGACCTGGCCTGGCTCCACGGCGTGTCGGTGATGGTGTTCCTCCAGTGGCTGACCGATTCTCTCGACGGCAGTCTCGGCAAGTACCGCAAGCAGGGACTGGTGAAGTGGGGCTTCTTCGCCGATCACATCCTCGACCTGATCTTCGCCGGCAGCATCGTGATCGCCTACTCGTTCCTCGTCGACGCGTGGTGGCTCGAGTTCTTGTTCCTCGTGCTGCTGCTGGTGACCACCGCAACGATGGCCGTATCGTTCCTGTCTTTTGCGGCGACGAATCAATTCCAGATCGCGTACTACGGCATCGGACCCACCGAGATCAGGATCGGCTACATCGTGCTCGACACCTTCGTGGTGTTCGCCGGCACCGCGATCTTCAGCTGGGGTGTGCCAGCGGTCGTTGCGTTGAACCTGGCCGCCTTCGCGGTGCTGGTCGCCCAGACCAGTCGGCAGCTCTGGGCGATCGACTACGAGGCGAACGTCGACAACCAGCCTCGGCCCTGA
- a CDS encoding DEAD/DEAH box helicase, translating into MTAIDTGAATAAALLDALDATGRLVHVETLPERLPTVAALARPLPGAIAHLEPVGGLWRHQVQAIDLLRDRQSVVIATPTASGKSRCYQIPIAESVVTGLRAGTSLLLYPTKALAQDQLRAFGDLEVPGLAAMAYDGDATRAERTWARDHANVVLTNPEMLHHALLPHHQKWAAFFRRLDYVVIDELHVLRGVFGSNVAHLLRRLRRVCELHGSSPTFVFCSATIGEPDTLASQLCGHPVTAVTDDASPAGTRHVALVQPATIDADKGIRQSPATEAISVLSELTMNGQRTMCFCPSRAMTERVAAGVTRALPAPLADTVRAYRSGYLASERREIEDDVASGKVRTIVTTSALELGVDIGGLDATVLCGFPGTIASLWQQIGRAGRSQQESVAVVIAGDDQLDQWFVHHPKDLFERAPEPAVINAANTIIADPHLACAAYEFPLTWRDDQWWPDLDDAVRRLVQADDLSIRPGRQRIPRAVWGGRGMPFHRVGLRSGSSGEVAIVDRDDTLIGTVELDRASTRVHPGAVYLHRGQAFRVEALDLVARRAIVSPDDGRHYTQTRTSIDIDVTAVRQSKAVGRSQLHLGNVKVTTQVTGYHLFEQGTASAIEKHDLDLPPQELLTTAVWYEWTPKVAKLAGIPERLLPGALHAAEHTAIGILPLFAICDRWDVGGVSIAAAGHSGLPTVFIYDGFAGGAGVAELAFDASDRHLAATIDVLDQCPCDAGCPSCVQSPKCGNGNELLDKHAALALLHTTIGFDEPF; encoded by the coding sequence TTGACCGCGATCGACACCGGGGCAGCCACTGCTGCAGCGTTGCTCGACGCGCTCGATGCCACCGGCCGCCTGGTCCACGTCGAGACCCTGCCGGAGCGGTTGCCAACCGTGGCCGCACTGGCTCGGCCGCTCCCCGGCGCCATCGCCCATTTGGAACCGGTCGGTGGCCTGTGGCGGCACCAGGTGCAAGCGATCGACCTCCTCCGCGACCGGCAGTCGGTCGTCATCGCCACGCCGACGGCATCGGGCAAGTCGCGCTGCTATCAGATCCCGATCGCCGAGTCGGTCGTCACCGGCCTTCGGGCCGGCACCTCGCTCCTGCTGTATCCCACCAAGGCCCTGGCCCAAGACCAGCTCCGAGCGTTCGGCGACCTCGAGGTGCCGGGACTGGCGGCCATGGCCTACGACGGCGACGCCACTCGCGCCGAGCGCACCTGGGCGCGCGACCACGCCAACGTGGTGCTGACCAACCCGGAAATGCTGCACCACGCCCTCCTGCCACACCACCAGAAGTGGGCGGCCTTCTTCCGGCGCCTCGACTACGTGGTGATCGACGAACTGCACGTGTTGCGGGGCGTGTTCGGCAGCAACGTCGCGCATCTGTTGCGTCGCCTACGGCGAGTGTGCGAACTCCACGGGTCATCGCCGACCTTCGTCTTCTGCTCGGCCACCATCGGCGAACCCGACACCCTGGCATCGCAACTCTGCGGCCATCCCGTCACCGCGGTGACCGACGACGCCTCCCCCGCCGGTACCCGCCATGTTGCGCTCGTCCAACCGGCGACCATCGACGCCGACAAGGGCATCCGGCAGTCGCCCGCCACCGAGGCGATCAGCGTTCTGAGCGAACTGACCATGAACGGGCAACGCACCATGTGCTTCTGCCCGAGTCGGGCGATGACCGAGCGAGTCGCCGCTGGGGTCACTCGGGCGTTGCCAGCACCGCTCGCCGACACCGTGCGGGCCTACCGGTCCGGGTATCTGGCGTCGGAGCGTCGCGAGATCGAAGACGACGTCGCCAGCGGCAAGGTCCGAACCATCGTCACCACCAGCGCGCTCGAGCTCGGGGTCGACATCGGTGGTCTCGACGCCACCGTGCTGTGCGGGTTCCCGGGCACCATCGCCTCGCTCTGGCAACAGATCGGGCGGGCCGGTCGCTCGCAACAGGAATCGGTCGCGGTGGTCATCGCCGGCGACGATCAGCTCGACCAGTGGTTCGTCCATCACCCGAAGGATCTCTTCGAGCGAGCGCCGGAACCGGCCGTGATCAACGCCGCCAACACGATCATCGCCGATCCCCACCTGGCGTGCGCCGCCTACGAGTTCCCGCTCACCTGGCGCGATGACCAGTGGTGGCCCGACCTCGACGACGCGGTCCGCCGACTCGTGCAGGCCGACGACCTCAGTATTCGACCGGGCCGGCAGCGGATTCCGCGTGCCGTCTGGGGCGGACGTGGGATGCCGTTCCATCGAGTCGGTCTCCGTTCGGGATCGAGCGGCGAGGTCGCCATCGTCGACCGTGACGACACCCTGATCGGCACCGTCGAACTCGACCGGGCGAGCACACGAGTGCACCCCGGCGCCGTCTATCTCCACCGGGGTCAGGCCTTCCGGGTCGAGGCGCTCGATCTCGTCGCTCGCCGAGCAATCGTCTCCCCCGACGACGGGCGCCACTACACCCAGACCCGCACGTCGATCGACATCGACGTCACGGCGGTCCGCCAGAGCAAAGCCGTCGGGCGCTCACAGCTCCACCTCGGCAACGTGAAAGTCACCACCCAGGTGACCGGCTATCACCTCTTCGAGCAGGGCACTGCGTCGGCGATCGAGAAGCACGATCTCGACCTGCCGCCGCAGGAGCTGCTGACCACGGCCGTTTGGTACGAGTGGACGCCAAAGGTGGCCAAGCTGGCCGGCATCCCCGAACGTCTCCTGCCGGGCGCACTCCATGCCGCAGAACACACCGCCATCGGGATCCTGCCGCTGTTCGCGATCTGCGACCGCTGGGACGTCGGCGGCGTGTCGATCGCGGCGGCCGGGCACAGCGGGCTGCCGACGGTCTTCATCTACGACGGGTTCGCCGGCGGTGCCGGCGTCGCCGAGCTGGCGTTCGACGCCTCCGATCGACACCTCGCCGCCACGATCGACGTCCTCGACCAGTGCCCTTGCGACGCCGGTTGCCCGTCCTGTGTGCAGTCCCCCAAGTGCGGCAACGGCAACGAGTTGCTCGACAAACACGCTGCGCTTGCCTTGCTCCACACGACCATCGGATTCGACGAGCCATTCTGA
- a CDS encoding cryptochrome/photolyase family protein, giving the protein MADSERLPTVWILGDQLDPSVGPLGDFAPGACRVLLIESRSKIESKRWHRQRLHVVLSGMAHLAAELTDAGYEVDHRQAADMTTGFREHVDEFAPSRVMAMEPMSWVARPLLARLGVELVPNAQFACHEDDFAGWLEERGIDRDSPSTALKQEDFYRFQRRRLDLLMDGDHPEGGSWNYDHDNREPPPTDGRAWPALTRFELDAIDLDVLERFPDNVWGAAPDGTWPVTRAQARQRLTEFIDIGLPVFGPHEDAMLTAEWKLAHSALSSSLNLGLLHPIEVVEAAEAAYRSGRVPIASAEGFIRQVIGWREYVWGLFWAWMPEYGGSNALSADRPVPPAFTGEATTEMACVAATIEHLHDHGYTHHIERLMVLGNLALTHGVDPQAMMEWMWASFVDGAEWVMVPNVIGMALHADGGRMATKPYASGGAYLHRMSDFCRGCRFDPKQRVGPKACPYTTLYWDFLARNEDTLGANHRLARQFAGMRRLADLEQVREHAVEIRQQLDAGTL; this is encoded by the coding sequence ATGGCCGACTCCGAACGATTGCCGACCGTCTGGATCCTGGGCGATCAGCTCGACCCGTCGGTCGGCCCGCTCGGCGACTTCGCGCCCGGGGCATGTCGGGTGCTGCTGATCGAGAGCCGGTCGAAGATCGAGTCCAAGCGATGGCATCGCCAGCGTCTTCATGTCGTGTTGTCGGGGATGGCGCATCTCGCCGCCGAGCTCACCGATGCCGGCTACGAGGTCGACCATCGACAGGCCGCCGACATGACCACGGGGTTCCGCGAACATGTCGATGAGTTCGCCCCGTCGCGGGTGATGGCCATGGAGCCGATGAGCTGGGTTGCCCGCCCGCTCCTTGCGCGACTTGGCGTCGAGCTCGTTCCGAATGCTCAGTTCGCGTGCCACGAGGACGACTTCGCCGGGTGGCTCGAGGAGCGCGGCATCGATCGTGACAGCCCGTCGACGGCACTCAAGCAGGAGGACTTCTACCGCTTCCAGCGTCGCCGGCTCGATCTGTTGATGGACGGCGACCACCCCGAGGGTGGCTCATGGAACTATGACCACGACAACCGCGAACCGCCGCCGACCGACGGTCGAGCCTGGCCGGCGCTGACCCGGTTCGAACTCGATGCGATCGATCTCGACGTCCTGGAACGCTTCCCCGACAACGTCTGGGGCGCCGCACCCGACGGCACCTGGCCGGTGACCAGGGCCCAGGCCCGGCAGCGGCTCACCGAGTTCATCGACATCGGCCTCCCGGTGTTCGGTCCGCACGAGGATGCGATGTTGACGGCCGAGTGGAAGCTCGCTCACTCGGCGCTGTCGTCGTCGCTCAATCTCGGGCTCCTCCACCCGATCGAGGTGGTCGAGGCGGCCGAGGCCGCGTACCGATCCGGTCGGGTCCCCATCGCATCGGCCGAGGGTTTCATCCGCCAGGTCATCGGCTGGCGGGAGTATGTGTGGGGTCTGTTCTGGGCTTGGATGCCCGAGTACGGCGGCTCGAATGCCTTGTCCGCCGACCGCCCCGTCCCACCAGCGTTCACCGGTGAGGCGACCACTGAGATGGCGTGTGTCGCCGCCACGATCGAGCACCTGCACGACCATGGCTACACCCACCACATCGAGCGACTGATGGTGCTCGGCAATCTCGCCCTCACCCACGGCGTCGACCCCCAGGCGATGATGGAATGGATGTGGGCCTCGTTCGTCGACGGTGCCGAGTGGGTGATGGTGCCGAACGTGATCGGCATGGCGTTGCACGCCGACGGAGGGCGCATGGCAACCAAGCCCTACGCGTCGGGTGGTGCGTATCTGCATCGAATGAGCGACTTCTGTCGGGGGTGCCGGTTCGACCCGAAGCAGCGGGTCGGGCCGAAAGCCTGCCCGTACACCACCTTGTACTGGGATTTCTTGGCCAGGAACGAGGACACGTTGGGGGCCAATCACCGTCTGGCCCGCCAATTCGCCGGCATGCGACGACTCGCCGATCTCGAGCAGGTTCGGGAGCACGCCGTCGAGATCCGGCAACAACTCGACGCCGGAACGCTCTGA
- a CDS encoding FAD-binding domain-containing protein, with protein sequence MSSLPTPDIGRDAAARFVGDHLRHLICDEPSGSLRFRGGQAAADEALRSFDVSGYDRRRNEVYPTPRRGASALSPYIRHGLLTLDRVWQHVDGGPVSDVAKFRSELLWQEYARHWYARLGRSTRQGVRADQPVVDASWNAAELYDRDMACMDLTLGELEEDGWLVNQSRMWLASHWSVRSAAPWNEGEDFFFRHLIDGSRAANRLGWQWTAGLASAKSYSFSRWQVEERAAGLCASCEKVHDCPVETWPEPVAPVPHDEPVTLRKGNDAAIAGPATPIISTAPDTVWLTAESLGTADPALVAHPDLPVVFVFDEPLLASLSLSGKRLVFLTETLAELATSRDLELRLGRPADELRGRKVAVTHAPVPGFVRRSGDIGPVAVHPYPWYVRPNGGTVRSFSAWLRAIDLP encoded by the coding sequence GTGAGTTCGCTCCCCACGCCAGACATCGGCCGAGACGCAGCAGCGCGTTTCGTTGGCGACCACCTCCGCCACCTCATCTGCGACGAGCCGTCGGGGTCGCTGCGGTTTCGAGGTGGCCAGGCCGCAGCCGACGAGGCCCTGCGCTCGTTCGACGTCAGCGGCTACGACCGCCGCCGAAATGAGGTCTACCCGACACCCCGGCGCGGCGCGTCGGCGCTCTCGCCGTACATCCGCCATGGTTTGCTGACCCTCGACCGCGTCTGGCAACACGTCGACGGCGGGCCCGTGAGCGATGTCGCCAAGTTCCGCAGCGAGTTGCTGTGGCAGGAGTACGCCCGTCACTGGTACGCCCGGTTGGGTCGCTCCACGCGCCAAGGGGTACGCGCCGATCAGCCGGTGGTCGATGCGTCGTGGAACGCCGCAGAGCTCTACGACCGCGACATGGCGTGCATGGACCTGACCCTGGGCGAGTTGGAGGAAGACGGTTGGCTGGTCAACCAGTCTCGGATGTGGCTCGCCAGTCACTGGAGCGTGCGTTCCGCAGCGCCGTGGAACGAGGGTGAGGACTTCTTCTTCCGTCACCTGATCGATGGTTCACGAGCCGCCAATCGCCTCGGGTGGCAGTGGACCGCCGGTCTGGCGTCGGCGAAGTCGTATTCCTTCAGCCGATGGCAGGTCGAAGAACGTGCGGCGGGGCTGTGCGCGTCGTGTGAGAAGGTCCACGACTGTCCGGTGGAGACCTGGCCCGAACCGGTCGCCCCGGTGCCTCACGACGAGCCGGTCACGCTCCGAAAAGGCAACGACGCCGCGATCGCCGGCCCGGCGACCCCGATCATCTCGACCGCGCCCGACACGGTGTGGCTCACGGCGGAATCGTTGGGCACCGCCGACCCGGCGCTCGTCGCACATCCTGATCTACCCGTCGTGTTCGTGTTCGACGAGCCGCTGCTTGCGTCGCTCTCGCTGTCGGGGAAGCGGCTGGTCTTCCTCACCGAGACACTGGCCGAACTTGCGACGAGCCGCGATCTCGAGCTGCGTCTCGGCCGACCGGCCGACGAACTTCGTGGCCGCAAGGTCGCCGTCACACACGCGCCGGTCCCGGGCTTCGTACGACGGTCTGGCGACATCGGTCCCGTCGCCGTCCATCCTTATCCGTGGTATGTCCGCCCGAACGGGGGAACCGTCCGATCGTTCAGCGCCTGGTTGCGCGCCATCGACCTCCCATAA